Proteins encoded together in one Candidatus Babeliales bacterium window:
- a CDS encoding hemolysin family protein: MEPIPLSTLQTPFIFLIIALCMRALFSFLETSITALRLFKLKEMAEAYPQYKALFNTLEKNPHRVLITIVISNSLADVTTAAIATYITEVLFSHLNFSNGVGFSLGIGVATICIIIFGEIIPKNIAKRSGERLFKSTIWIINFIYLLLYPIVTILLKISDFFITKITGKDETEGGCEWVSSEKEIQFLIGYIKDKGIMETEKTTMLQNIFDLGHTPVREVFVPSVKIVSVNASSMSKDVVDLFLKHGFTRFPVYENKVDNIIGMVHLKDVFALAAKNINSPVKDIMRPILFIPESVKINQLLKEFKQQHKHIAIVINEHGSMTGLVTLEDVLEEIVGEIIDENEMPTEKITSLQKGGWIVDGTTPLEDLEQMLGIIFDTEDAVTLGGFITEQLQRLPQKGEQFQYKQFNFYVQQATQKQVLRVLISSTEEPIEQKKEE; the protein is encoded by the coding sequence ATGGAACCAATACCGCTAAGTACGCTACAAACGCCGTTTATTTTTCTGATTATCGCGCTGTGCATGCGCGCACTATTTTCGTTCTTAGAAACAAGTATAACTGCGCTTCGGCTATTCAAATTAAAAGAAATGGCCGAAGCGTATCCACAATATAAAGCATTATTTAACACCTTAGAAAAAAATCCCCATCGAGTGCTCATCACCATCGTAATATCCAACTCCTTAGCAGACGTTACCACAGCAGCCATTGCCACCTACATTACCGAAGTACTATTTTCACATTTAAATTTTTCCAATGGAGTCGGATTTTCGTTGGGCATTGGCGTCGCAACCATTTGCATTATTATATTTGGTGAAATTATCCCTAAAAACATTGCAAAGCGAAGCGGCGAACGATTATTCAAATCAACTATATGGATTATCAACTTTATTTATCTCCTTTTATATCCTATCGTTACCATTCTTCTTAAAATCTCTGATTTTTTTATCACAAAAATTACCGGCAAGGATGAAACTGAAGGAGGATGTGAATGGGTATCTTCTGAAAAAGAGATTCAATTTTTAATCGGCTACATCAAAGATAAAGGAATCATGGAAACAGAAAAAACCACGATGCTCCAAAATATTTTTGATCTTGGACACACACCAGTACGAGAAGTATTTGTTCCATCGGTAAAAATTGTTTCTGTAAATGCATCATCAATGAGCAAAGACGTTGTCGATCTATTTTTAAAACATGGTTTCACTCGCTTTCCCGTTTATGAAAACAAAGTCGATAACATTATTGGCATGGTCCATCTCAAAGATGTATTTGCTCTTGCCGCTAAAAATATCAACTCCCCTGTTAAAGATATCATGCGCCCCATCCTCTTTATCCCTGAAAGCGTAAAAATTAATCAGCTACTAAAAGAATTTAAACAACAACATAAGCATATCGCCATTGTCATCAATGAACATGGCAGTATGACCGGACTAGTAACTCTTGAAGATGTGCTTGAAGAAATTGTTGGCGAAATCATTGATGAAAATGAAATGCCTACGGAAAAAATAACATCTTTGCAAAAAGGTGGTTGGATTGTCGACGGCACCACTCCACTTGAAGATCTAGAACAGATGCTTGGCATTATATTTGACACAGAAGACGCAGTCACACTCGGTGGGTTTATCACTGAACAGTTACAACGACTTCCTCAAAAAGGTGAGCAGTTTCAATATAAACAGTTCAACTTCTATGTACAACAAGCCACTCAAAAACAAGTACTACGGGTCTTAATATCCAGTACAGAAGAACCAATAGAACAAAAAAAAGAAGAGTGA